A part of bacterium genomic DNA contains:
- a CDS encoding amidohydrolase family protein, which yields MNRSALVTAGLLVFMAVVAASSWAVPISDIQNGTIPVGSTATITGVVNFVDSDIAQSSGNYDFYVADAAGAYNGICIYQGAYGVDIGDSVTMTGEVDEYNGKTELKSPTAFAINSRGNVPYAPVVVTAANFQNTEYDGCLVSLENVQVTNEDAGNGRWQIQPVGGGTAVTIDDELDYNYFPTNGDVFDSITGIVVRDTSASPNQILQPRFTADFAASSDIIPSYALHGTVVTMDSGFNVYENAYIVVDGDEIAEVTTSPPAVKVIDVDGLIFPGLISTHDHLAYDMWDFIPFTEAPDFVGRNEWAATQMYCDFKAQYSAFASYYDQIGKLVEVRMASSGCTVTQSQVSSRINHSDDGIAKLGIGILNGERYPGRCYDKVVGTTDASDWGDWHNAAVAGRVERYIVHLAETTDKGGDMINQWNDWKSFASFDGYDTIIHGINIPAAEYALFNHGTDVWGNPLQTVLSWACKSNMLLYDETADVGGALAQGAVVALAPDWTESGMPNMLAELNFCRWVAFENAWSIQTRTFVEMVTTNAAHGFGQSDRLGSIEAGKVANFMVIDNGPGDPYDDLLMVAGGGADADYRCGPQEVKLTVVAGRPIYGDGDLLTAANFPFLDPATIEDITICSAPKKLSIARHANIDGYGFDELFNDFYLTLWEKYQFSSKYPCDFLSYDPADVLPPTPMPTPTPPAGTYVIIAADDDACDHNSYFSADADYIYIGNRGGTSGVYTGGFRFENFNVPQGATITSAVLYMTQYPYSSKTSMGVTVYGDKSTNSAAFSSGDQPHERPSTTATVAWTFPAPAYEATITSPQLSAIVEEIVGQGGWSAGSPLTLLVQGNNPAVDQRNRVYSYNADPAKAAWLVVEYDAVTPTPTPEGYKTPTPPPTSTPTAPPSPTPEGYKTPIPTPTPSYVNLLPNPSFEYWTGGTPDDWTPVTGAVVAEETGTVHAGSKSLSLSVTGTAGTYGKGIYADAEPTVEGNTYTFQMWVYSASPGSMGITANWYVGGSTIYWDTVKSTTANQWELLTVSSVCLAGATDARCAVRGFLDDAFCGYADDGACFEGTAPVTPTPAPPQAGVVGDYNGDGTSDIAVFRPSTGLWAVRSFTRAYYGVSTDRPVPGDYDGDGSWEIAVFRPAAGKWLVYGGTSFYYGTASDRTVPGDYNGDGTAELAVFRPSQGKWLVRGMTSAYYGGAADFPVPSDYDGDGADDIAVFRAGQGKWLIRDVLTAWFGVSTDAPVPADYDGDGADDIAVFRPGQGKWLVRNGASVYYGVSTDVPVPADYDGDGTADTAVFRANKGKWLINNPSVATIYFGSSNDSQVTNPYPGPKPTPSVTPTT from the coding sequence ATGAACAGGTCGGCATTGGTCACCGCGGGGCTGCTGGTCTTTATGGCCGTGGTCGCCGCTTCGAGCTGGGCGGTCCCCATTTCCGATATTCAGAACGGGACCATCCCGGTGGGGTCGACGGCCACCATCACCGGGGTCGTAAACTTCGTCGATTCCGATATCGCGCAGAGTTCGGGCAATTACGATTTCTACGTGGCCGATGCCGCCGGCGCCTACAACGGCATCTGCATCTATCAAGGGGCGTACGGGGTGGATATCGGCGATTCCGTGACCATGACCGGCGAGGTGGACGAGTACAACGGCAAAACCGAGCTCAAGTCGCCCACCGCCTTCGCCATCAACTCCCGGGGCAACGTTCCCTACGCGCCGGTTGTGGTGACCGCCGCCAACTTCCAGAACACCGAGTACGACGGCTGTCTGGTCTCCCTGGAGAACGTTCAGGTGACCAACGAGGACGCCGGGAACGGCCGCTGGCAGATCCAGCCGGTCGGGGGCGGCACCGCCGTGACCATCGACGACGAACTCGACTACAACTACTTCCCCACCAACGGCGACGTTTTTGACTCCATCACCGGGATTGTCGTCCGCGACACCTCGGCTTCGCCCAACCAGATCCTCCAGCCCCGCTTCACCGCCGATTTCGCCGCCTCCAGCGACATCATCCCCAGCTACGCCCTCCACGGGACGGTGGTGACCATGGACTCCGGGTTCAACGTCTACGAGAACGCCTACATCGTCGTCGACGGCGACGAAATCGCCGAGGTGACGACGTCGCCCCCGGCGGTCAAGGTGATCGACGTCGACGGCCTCATCTTCCCCGGCCTGATCAGCACTCACGACCACCTGGCCTACGACATGTGGGACTTCATCCCCTTCACCGAAGCCCCCGATTTCGTCGGGCGCAACGAGTGGGCCGCGACCCAGATGTACTGCGACTTCAAGGCCCAGTACTCCGCCTTCGCCAGCTACTACGATCAGATCGGCAAGTTGGTCGAGGTCCGGATGGCCTCTTCCGGCTGCACCGTCACCCAATCCCAGGTTTCCAGCCGGATCAACCACAGCGACGACGGGATCGCCAAGCTCGGGATCGGGATCCTCAACGGGGAGCGCTACCCCGGCCGCTGCTACGACAAGGTGGTCGGGACCACCGACGCCAGCGATTGGGGCGACTGGCACAACGCCGCCGTCGCCGGCCGCGTCGAGCGCTATATCGTCCACCTGGCGGAGACCACCGACAAGGGCGGCGATATGATCAACCAGTGGAACGACTGGAAGTCGTTCGCTTCCTTCGACGGCTACGACACCATCATCCACGGGATCAACATCCCCGCCGCCGAATACGCGCTCTTCAACCACGGCACCGACGTCTGGGGCAACCCCCTCCAGACCGTGCTCTCCTGGGCCTGCAAATCGAACATGCTCCTCTACGACGAAACCGCCGACGTCGGCGGCGCCCTGGCCCAGGGGGCCGTGGTCGCCCTGGCTCCGGACTGGACCGAGTCGGGGATGCCCAACATGCTGGCCGAACTCAACTTCTGCCGCTGGGTGGCGTTCGAGAACGCCTGGAGCATCCAGACCCGGACCTTCGTCGAGATGGTGACCACCAACGCCGCCCACGGGTTCGGGCAGTCCGACCGGCTGGGCTCGATCGAGGCGGGCAAGGTCGCCAACTTCATGGTCATCGATAACGGTCCCGGCGACCCCTACGACGACCTGCTCATGGTCGCCGGCGGCGGCGCCGACGCCGATTACCGCTGCGGTCCCCAGGAGGTCAAGCTGACCGTGGTGGCCGGTCGCCCCATCTACGGCGACGGCGATCTGCTCACCGCCGCCAACTTCCCCTTCCTCGACCCCGCCACCATCGAAGACATCACCATCTGCTCCGCTCCCAAGAAGCTCAGCATAGCCCGCCACGCCAATATCGACGGGTACGGGTTCGACGAGCTCTTCAACGATTTCTACCTGACCCTCTGGGAAAAATATCAATTCAGCAGCAAGTACCCCTGCGACTTCCTCTCCTACGACCCCGCCGACGTGCTTCCCCCCACCCCCATGCCCACCCCGACCCCGCCCGCCGGCACCTACGTCATCATTGCCGCCGACGACGACGCCTGCGACCACAACAGCTACTTCTCCGCCGACGCCGACTATATCTACATCGGCAACCGGGGCGGCACTTCCGGGGTCTACACCGGAGGCTTCCGTTTCGAGAACTTCAACGTCCCCCAGGGAGCGACCATCACCTCCGCGGTTCTCTACATGACCCAGTACCCCTACTCCTCCAAGACCTCGATGGGGGTCACCGTCTACGGGGACAAGTCCACCAACTCCGCCGCTTTCTCCTCGGGCGACCAGCCCCACGAGCGGCCCTCGACCACCGCCACCGTCGCCTGGACTTTCCCGGCTCCCGCCTATGAAGCCACCATCACCAGCCCCCAACTGAGCGCGATCGTCGAAGAGATCGTAGGGCAGGGCGGATGGAGCGCCGGGTCGCCCCTGACCCTCCTGGTTCAAGGCAACAACCCGGCGGTGGACCAGAGGAACCGGGTGTATTCCTACAACGCCGACCCGGCCAAGGCGGCCTGGTTGGTCGTCGAGTATGACGCCGTCACCCCCACGCCCACCCCCGAGGGGTACAAGACCCCCACGCCGCCCCCGACCTCGACCCCCACCGCTCCGCCTTCGCCCACCCCCGAGGGGTACAAGACCCCGATCCCGACCCCCACGCCCTCCTACGTCAACCTCCTCCCCAACCCCAGCTTCGAGTACTGGACCGGCGGCACGCCGGACGACTGGACCCCGGTCACCGGAGCGGTCGTGGCCGAAGAAACCGGCACCGTCCATGCCGGGTCCAAGAGCCTCTCCCTGAGCGTCACCGGAACCGCCGGGACCTACGGGAAGGGGATCTACGCCGACGCCGAGCCCACCGTGGAAGGGAACACCTACACCTTCCAGATGTGGGTCTATTCGGCTTCTCCCGGTTCGATGGGGATCACCGCCAACTGGTACGTGGGCGGCTCCACCATCTACTGGGATACGGTCAAGTCGACCACGGCCAACCAGTGGGAACTTCTGACCGTCTCCTCGGTCTGCCTCGCCGGCGCCACCGACGCCCGCTGCGCCGTCCGCGGTTTCCTGGACGACGCTTTCTGCGGGTATGCCGACGACGGGGCCTGCTTCGAGGGGACCGCTCCCGTCACCCCGACTCCGGCCCCGCCCCAGGCGGGCGTGGTCGGCGATTACAACGGCGACGGCACCTCCGACATCGCCGTCTTCCGTCCCTCCACCGGCCTCTGGGCGGTCCGGTCCTTCACCCGCGCCTATTACGGGGTGTCCACGGACCGTCCCGTTCCCGGCGATTACGACGGAGACGGTTCCTGGGAGATCGCGGTCTTCCGTCCCGCCGCCGGCAAGTGGCTCGTCTACGGGGGCACCTCCTTCTACTACGGCACCGCCTCCGACCGCACGGTCCCCGGAGACTATAACGGCGACGGCACCGCCGAACTCGCGGTCTTCCGTCCCAGCCAGGGCAAATGGCTGGTGCGGGGCATGACTTCCGCCTACTACGGCGGAGCCGCCGACTTCCCGGTCCCCTCCGACTACGACGGGGACGGGGCGGACGACATCGCCGTCTTCCGCGCCGGGCAGGGCAAGTGGCTGATCCGCGACGTCCTCACCGCCTGGTTCGGAGTCTCCACGGACGCTCCGGTTCCCGCCGATTACGACGGGGACGGGGCGGACGACATCGCCGTCTTCCGTCCCGGCCAGGGCAAATGGCTGGTTCGGAACGGGGCTTCCGTCTATTACGGCGTCTCTACCGACGTTCCGGTTCCCGCCGACTACGACGGGGACGGGACCGCCGACACGGCGGTGTTCCGGGCCAACAAGGGCAAGTGGCTGATCAACAACCCCTCCGTGGCCACGATCTACTTCGGATCGTCCAACGACAGCCAGGTCACCAACCCTTACCCGGGTCCGAAACCGACCCCGTCGGTCACTCCCACCACCTGA
- a CDS encoding S8 family serine peptidase, which translates to MRILSLTTVFCVLAPGLSAAAPSSDLSAFIFSADDPALVRGTEIAEAFFRDGGEAGVVVLLEKGGAGGGSGPVSLRERRLGEERFRALEDKALAVFPRGSFRLRHRYSAIPGFSGTVSPEGLEALLASGLAFSVEPETRIEACLRQGLALIGAERYRSRFDGAGVAVAVCDSGVDYRHPLLGGGGFPNLKVLGGYDFGDGDEDPSPGGSAHGTACAGIVAGAREDVGDYIGGVAPGAGIYALKITSGDSTSASSGDIVAAWDWCVRHRDDRPGQPLLVITLSFGGGKFASACDDYSPALTQAAAAARAAGITIFASAGNSGYCDSVCWPACVSGINPVGAVYDDAFGPIAPCVSQDSCRPDKIYTDGCSTSYYVLQESEPDLVAAYSNSWPLAVFLAPADRVQTLDIAGAGGYTDGDYYPGFGGTSAACPYAAGAAAVVQGASVFVNGTALAPSDLEALLCAAAVKVVDENTGQAASRIDLEKALCTLVEPFRDVVGDYSGDGTADVAIYRPRLGLWVVRGITRIWWGRSGDVPVPGDYDGDRTWEAAVFRPSAGQWEIRGAGSVYYGRTGDLPVPADYSGDGRCQPAVFRPSTGGWFVGGSSPLIFGGEGDTPLPADYDGDGRAEPAVYRAGLGKWMFPGCPPLYFGREDDLPVPADYDGDGRVDVAVYRAPSGRWLVRGVTGCSFGASGDLPVPADYDGDGTADIAVFRSGRCRWLVKDVLSAWFGVSGDLPVSGNLR; encoded by the coding sequence ATGAGAATCTTGTCGCTGACAACGGTTTTCTGCGTGCTCGCCCCCGGATTGTCCGCTGCCGCCCCCTCCTCGGATCTCTCCGCATTCATTTTTTCCGCCGACGACCCGGCTCTGGTGCGCGGCACCGAGATTGCCGAAGCGTTTTTCCGAGACGGCGGGGAGGCGGGAGTGGTGGTCCTGCTGGAGAAGGGCGGGGCCGGGGGCGGTTCGGGCCCGGTTTCCCTCCGGGAGCGTCGGCTCGGGGAGGAGCGCTTCCGCGCCTTGGAGGACAAAGCCTTGGCGGTTTTCCCCCGGGGGAGTTTCCGTCTCCGCCACCGGTACTCCGCCATCCCCGGTTTTTCGGGAACGGTGAGCCCGGAAGGGTTGGAGGCGTTGCTGGCCAGCGGTCTCGCTTTCTCCGTCGAGCCGGAGACCAGGATCGAAGCCTGTCTCCGTCAGGGGCTGGCCCTGATCGGCGCCGAGCGCTACCGCAGCCGGTTCGACGGTGCGGGGGTGGCCGTGGCCGTCTGCGACAGCGGAGTCGACTACCGCCACCCCCTCCTCGGCGGCGGCGGGTTCCCCAACCTCAAGGTCCTGGGCGGATACGATTTCGGCGACGGCGACGAAGATCCCTCCCCGGGGGGATCCGCCCATGGAACCGCCTGCGCCGGTATCGTCGCCGGGGCCCGGGAGGACGTCGGGGATTATATCGGCGGAGTCGCCCCCGGCGCCGGCATCTACGCGCTCAAGATCACCTCGGGCGATTCCACCTCGGCCTCCTCCGGGGATATCGTCGCCGCCTGGGATTGGTGCGTCCGCCATCGCGACGACCGCCCCGGGCAGCCCCTACTGGTGATCACCCTCAGCTTCGGCGGGGGGAAGTTTGCCTCCGCCTGTGACGACTATTCTCCCGCGCTGACACAGGCGGCGGCCGCCGCGCGCGCGGCGGGGATAACCATCTTCGCCTCCGCCGGCAACAGCGGCTATTGCGACTCGGTCTGTTGGCCCGCCTGCGTCAGCGGGATCAATCCCGTCGGCGCCGTTTATGACGACGCCTTCGGCCCTATCGCTCCCTGCGTTTCCCAGGACAGCTGCCGCCCCGACAAAATCTACACCGACGGCTGCAGCACATCGTACTACGTTCTTCAGGAGTCGGAACCGGATCTGGTCGCCGCTTACTCCAACTCGTGGCCCCTGGCGGTTTTTCTGGCCCCCGCCGACCGGGTCCAGACCCTGGACATAGCCGGCGCCGGGGGGTATACCGACGGGGATTATTATCCCGGTTTCGGAGGGACGTCCGCCGCCTGTCCCTATGCGGCCGGGGCCGCGGCCGTGGTCCAGGGCGCCTCCGTTTTCGTCAACGGGACGGCGCTCGCGCCTTCCGACCTGGAAGCGCTTCTGTGCGCCGCCGCCGTCAAGGTGGTCGACGAGAATACGGGGCAGGCCGCCTCCCGGATCGATCTGGAGAAAGCCCTTTGCACCCTCGTCGAACCCTTTCGGGACGTGGTCGGCGATTACAGCGGGGACGGCACCGCGGACGTGGCGATCTACCGCCCCCGCCTCGGGTTATGGGTCGTGCGCGGGATCACCCGGATCTGGTGGGGCCGCTCTGGGGATGTGCCGGTACCGGGCGACTACGACGGCGACCGCACCTGGGAAGCCGCGGTTTTTCGTCCCTCCGCCGGGCAGTGGGAGATTCGGGGCGCCGGGTCGGTCTATTACGGCCGGACCGGGGACCTGCCGGTGCCCGCCGACTACAGCGGCGACGGCCGGTGCCAACCCGCGGTTTTCCGCCCCTCCACCGGAGGCTGGTTCGTGGGCGGGTCCTCTCCGTTGATTTTCGGCGGAGAGGGAGATACGCCTCTTCCGGCCGACTATGACGGCGACGGCCGTGCCGAGCCGGCGGTCTATCGGGCCGGCCTGGGCAAATGGATGTTCCCGGGATGCCCCCCGTTGTATTTCGGCAGGGAAGACGACCTGCCCGTGCCCGCGGATTACGACGGCGACGGGCGCGTGGACGTCGCCGTCTACCGGGCCCCCTCCGGCCGCTGGCTGGTCCGGGGAGTGACCGGCTGTTCCTTCGGCGCTTCCGGCGACCTGCCGGTTCCCGCCGATTACGACGGCGACGGCACCGCGGATATCGCCGTCTTCCGGTCCGGCCGGTGCCGCTGGCTGGTCAAGGATGTCCTGAGCGCCTGGTTCGGCGTTTCCGGCGATCTGCCCGTCTCCGGCAACCTTCGCTGA
- a CDS encoding PfkB family carbohydrate kinase — translation MFDAVGIGRCCLDYLALVDGFPAENSKVRALRHAVEGGGQSSTAMAALSRLGLAAAFVGVVGDDPEGVLVLDGLAAAGVDVSRVRVAPGIRTPVAQIVINTRRRSRTIVYSDSAPHLLDALPCPLDLLAGAGCLMVDPFGTGLGLRTAPGARAAGVPVVYDLEHTAEGVGGMIAASDYVIGSRDSLALLGLDRPEAALRELMRRGCRRAAVVTLGEEGSVGTDGASVRRQRAFPVDAVDTTAAGDAYHAGFAYGVVRGWDLPECMEFAAAVGALVCREVGGRKSLPTLAEVERLLAGSGSGGA, via the coding sequence ATGTTCGACGCGGTGGGGATAGGGCGTTGCTGTCTCGATTATCTGGCGCTGGTGGACGGTTTCCCGGCGGAGAATTCGAAGGTGCGCGCGCTCCGGCATGCGGTTGAAGGCGGAGGACAGTCGTCGACGGCCATGGCGGCTCTTTCCCGGTTGGGGCTCGCCGCCGCTTTTGTCGGAGTGGTGGGGGACGACCCCGAAGGTGTTCTGGTTCTGGATGGTCTGGCCGCCGCCGGCGTGGATGTCTCCCGGGTGCGCGTGGCCCCCGGAATCAGGACCCCGGTTGCCCAGATCGTGATCAATACCCGCCGCCGGTCCCGAACCATCGTCTATTCGGATTCGGCCCCCCACCTCCTCGACGCCTTGCCTTGCCCGCTCGACCTGCTGGCCGGCGCCGGCTGCCTCATGGTCGATCCGTTCGGGACCGGGCTCGGTCTCCGGACGGCGCCCGGTGCGCGCGCCGCGGGTGTCCCCGTCGTCTACGACCTGGAGCACACGGCCGAAGGAGTGGGGGGGATGATCGCTGCCAGCGATTACGTCATCGGCTCCCGCGATTCGCTGGCGCTGCTGGGGCTGGACCGGCCCGAGGCGGCGTTGCGGGAGCTGATGCGCCGCGGTTGCCGGAGAGCGGCGGTCGTCACCCTGGGCGAAGAAGGCAGCGTGGGGACCGACGGAGCTTCGGTCCGCCGCCAGCGTGCCTTCCCGGTCGACGCCGTCGACACCACCGCCGCCGGGGACGCCTACCATGCCGGTTTCGCCTACGGAGTGGTTCGAGGTTGGGACCTGCCCGAGTGCATGGAGTTCGCCGCCGCGGTCGGAGCCCTGGTCTGCCGGGAGGTGGGGGGAAGAAAATCGCTGCCCACGCTGGCGGAGGTGGAGCGGCTGTTGGCCGGGAGCGGGTCCGGTGGAGCCTAG
- a CDS encoding YfhO family protein, producing the protein MEPRTVVGRRELLGAALLLGGALLLLYGDVFFSSVRLLSSVDGDVSRLYYYWRSFGFGLLRKGVLPLWNPAVLCGVPFAAYPETSIFYPPNLIFLLVPVSVGINISLVGHLFAAGIFQYLFLRRLRLGPPAALGAASILTFSAPLVLHLYAGHLSNICTMAWIPLWFFLAELVLGTRGPAAPVLLGGALGMAIFAGHWQYVFYGGLWLGLYLLARLAVLGGAGAAGRVGKLVFAAGLGAALGAVQWIPALELSRDSFRAGLGYDWAAAFSLPPINLVTLLFPGFLGDGVGAMYWGRNLYWEMCAFCGISTLGFVGLGLCGPRRRPAVLFLVLALLALLLSLGGYTPLLKLLYDHVPGFDLVRGSAKALFMAVFFLSAAAAVGIEALGRDLTRLRRAAGLSLIALALLPALASVSSPPRPWKNLVREELGRGRHNEFMPPGFPVWWRELARETPPERWTEYVGVLAAHPMFLGPAWSLARTDFLRAALVLAGFGILLGLRGWWARPAAVGLVLLELLSWAAGFVTDFDSRRCGWERGLEGFFRDRGREGRYISFDPSDYNRGMLGDAACLTGSQADAPLRTLRYLAAGEFGDPERFDLVVDVTRSSPLFALAGLRFYVTPGDMDVPYPGFRRVARGGDKAVWEGAAWDRCIVSSACAFVPDGRSLLNRLASPGYDPRREILLEDPPPAWFAAGPVPAGKVLGVEETPNRLRVRVEMSGNGILLVNDSWARGWSARVDGRETPVYRANYLMRAVFLPPGAHDVYFSYRPASFALGAALTVAGALLLVGVLAVSCLRGSGGGKHV; encoded by the coding sequence GTGGAGCCTAGAACGGTCGTGGGCCGGAGGGAACTCCTGGGGGCGGCGCTTCTCTTGGGAGGGGCCTTGCTCCTTCTTTACGGGGACGTTTTCTTCTCCTCCGTCCGCTTGCTTTCCAGCGTGGACGGGGATGTTTCCCGTCTTTACTACTATTGGAGATCGTTCGGATTCGGGTTGTTGCGGAAAGGGGTTCTCCCCCTCTGGAACCCGGCCGTTCTCTGCGGGGTCCCCTTCGCCGCCTACCCCGAGACCTCGATTTTTTACCCCCCCAACCTGATCTTTCTGCTGGTCCCGGTCTCGGTCGGGATCAACATCTCCCTGGTGGGGCATCTCTTCGCCGCCGGGATCTTCCAATACCTGTTTCTCCGGCGCCTCCGGCTGGGTCCGCCGGCGGCCTTGGGCGCGGCGTCGATCCTGACCTTCAGCGCCCCCCTGGTGCTGCACCTGTACGCCGGGCATCTTTCCAACATCTGTACCATGGCCTGGATCCCGCTCTGGTTCTTTCTGGCCGAACTGGTACTGGGGACGCGCGGTCCCGCCGCCCCGGTTCTGCTGGGCGGCGCCTTGGGCATGGCGATCTTTGCCGGGCACTGGCAGTACGTGTTCTACGGCGGCCTCTGGCTCGGGTTGTACCTGCTGGCCCGGCTGGCCGTTCTCGGGGGCGCCGGGGCCGCGGGGCGGGTGGGGAAACTGGTTTTCGCGGCCGGCCTGGGCGCGGCCCTGGGGGCCGTCCAGTGGATTCCGGCCCTGGAACTGTCCCGGGATTCCTTCCGCGCCGGGCTCGGTTACGACTGGGCGGCCGCTTTCTCGCTTCCCCCCATCAACCTGGTTACGCTCCTCTTCCCCGGGTTTCTCGGCGACGGCGTCGGCGCGATGTACTGGGGGCGGAACCTGTATTGGGAGATGTGCGCGTTTTGCGGAATCTCGACGCTGGGGTTCGTCGGGTTGGGGTTGTGCGGCCCCCGGCGTCGGCCGGCCGTGCTGTTCCTGGTGCTGGCGCTGCTGGCTTTGCTCCTTTCCTTGGGGGGCTATACCCCCCTGCTCAAGCTCCTGTACGATCATGTGCCCGGCTTCGACCTGGTCCGGGGCAGCGCCAAGGCGCTGTTCATGGCGGTCTTTTTCCTCTCCGCCGCGGCCGCGGTCGGCATCGAGGCGTTGGGCCGGGATCTTACCCGGCTCCGCCGGGCGGCGGGGTTGTCCCTGATCGCCCTGGCGCTTCTCCCCGCGCTGGCCTCGGTTTCCTCGCCCCCGCGGCCGTGGAAAAACCTGGTCAGGGAAGAACTGGGCCGCGGCCGGCATAACGAATTCATGCCCCCCGGGTTCCCGGTCTGGTGGCGGGAACTGGCGAGGGAGACTCCGCCGGAGCGGTGGACGGAGTACGTGGGGGTGCTGGCCGCCCACCCCATGTTCCTGGGGCCGGCCTGGAGCCTGGCCCGAACGGATTTTCTCCGAGCGGCGCTGGTTTTGGCCGGATTCGGCATCCTCCTGGGGCTGCGTGGATGGTGGGCGCGTCCGGCGGCCGTGGGCCTGGTTCTGCTGGAACTTCTCAGCTGGGCGGCGGGTTTCGTCACCGATTTCGATTCCCGCCGCTGCGGTTGGGAGAGGGGGCTTGAGGGCTTTTTTCGGGACCGGGGCCGGGAGGGGCGGTACATCAGCTTCGACCCCTCCGACTATAACCGGGGGATGCTGGGGGACGCGGCCTGCCTGACCGGATCCCAGGCCGATGCTCCGCTGCGGACGTTGCGCTACCTGGCCGCCGGAGAATTCGGCGACCCCGAACGTTTCGACCTGGTGGTGGATGTGACCCGGTCATCTCCGCTCTTCGCCTTGGCGGGGCTTCGCTTTTACGTGACGCCCGGTGATATGGACGTGCCCTATCCCGGTTTCCGGCGGGTCGCCCGGGGGGGCGATAAAGCCGTCTGGGAAGGGGCCGCGTGGGACCGCTGCATCGTCTCCTCCGCTTGCGCGTTCGTCCCCGACGGGCGCTCCCTCCTGAACCGGCTGGCCTCCCCGGGCTACGACCCGCGCCGGGAAATTCTGCTGGAAGACCCTCCTCCCGCCTGGTTCGCGGCCGGTCCCGTTCCGGCCGGAAAAGTTCTCGGGGTCGAGGAAACCCCCAACCGGCTCCGGGTCCGGGTGGAGATGAGCGGAAACGGAATTCTTCTGGTCAACGACTCCTGGGCGCGGGGCTGGTCCGCCCGGGTCGACGGTCGGGAAACGCCCGTCTATCGCGCGAATTATCTGATGCGGGCGGTCTTTCTCCCTCCCGGCGCCCATGACGTGTATTTTTCCTACCGCCCCGCTTCCTTCGCGCTCGGGGCCGCGCTCACCGTCGCCGGCGCCCTTTTGCTGGTGGGAGTGCTCGCGGTATCTTGCCTAAGGGGAAGCGGGGGGGGCAAGCACGTTTGA
- a CDS encoding GDSL-type esterase/lipase family protein — translation MKKNLMVLAGAVVFALLLLEVTVRVLGLAPDTAEISSSGIVFSTNPKLRYTLKPGGVSYYRKTAIEINPAGYRGRVRGPDARPPRTLRVICIGDSVTMGVFLEDDETYCSQLEELLNRENVRGRSWEVLNFGVLGYNTINEVELLKEKGLAYHPDVVILQYCFNDHRNKSELDMRFRGALVRNHRLVYMLTQPLARILAKSKLFLFCAVRLKALDPDEEDVRKSMEEYYYEGDFVSQGLAEFKKLADRFGFEPLVLIFPKFEGKERFSEYEKNYRVVTVPCEENRLPFINLLDRLKADYPDLTPYPAFHYDSAHPTAFGNGAVARIVADYLRTHPGGPPSNVLAPPASP, via the coding sequence ATGAAAAAAAACCTCATGGTTCTGGCCGGAGCCGTCGTCTTCGCGCTGCTGCTGCTCGAGGTCACGGTCCGGGTTCTGGGCCTGGCGCCCGACACCGCCGAGATCTCCTCCAGCGGGATCGTTTTTTCCACCAACCCGAAGCTGCGCTACACCCTCAAGCCCGGCGGGGTCAGCTACTACCGGAAGACGGCGATCGAGATCAACCCGGCCGGCTACCGCGGACGGGTCCGCGGGCCGGACGCCCGGCCCCCGCGGACGCTCCGGGTCATCTGCATCGGCGACTCAGTCACCATGGGGGTTTTTCTCGAAGACGACGAAACGTACTGCAGCCAGCTCGAAGAACTGCTCAACCGGGAAAACGTCCGCGGGCGCAGTTGGGAAGTCCTCAATTTCGGGGTGTTGGGCTACAACACCATCAACGAGGTGGAACTGCTCAAGGAAAAGGGGCTGGCCTACCACCCCGACGTGGTGATCCTGCAGTACTGCTTCAACGACCACCGGAATAAATCGGAGTTGGATATGCGCTTCCGGGGCGCCCTGGTCAGGAACCATCGGCTGGTCTATATGCTCACCCAGCCCCTGGCGCGGATCCTGGCCAAGAGCAAGCTGTTTCTCTTCTGCGCCGTCCGGCTCAAGGCCCTCGACCCGGACGAAGAGGACGTCCGCAAGTCGATGGAGGAATACTACTACGAGGGGGATTTCGTGTCCCAGGGGCTGGCCGAATTCAAAAAACTCGCCGACCGCTTCGGCTTCGAGCCCCTGGTGCTGATTTTTCCCAAGTTCGAGGGCAAGGAACGCTTTTCCGAGTACGAAAAAAACTACCGCGTGGTGACCGTGCCCTGCGAGGAGAACCGCCTTCCCTTCATCAACCTCCTGGACCGGCTGAAGGCGGATTATCCCGATCTGACCCCCTACCCCGCCTTCCATTACGACTCCGCCCACCCCACCGCCTTCGGGAACGGAGCCGTGGCCCGGATCGTCGCCGATTACCTGCGGACCCACCCGGGCGGTCCGCCCTCAAACGTGCTTGCCCCCCCCGCTTCCCCTTAG